The following proteins come from a genomic window of Streptomyces sp. NBC_00539:
- a CDS encoding PhoH family protein, with amino-acid sequence MTQTPTARTPAPGQARAHFTVPATHPMVTVLGSGDALLRVIENAFPKADIHVRGNQVSAIGDAVEVALIQRLFDEMMLVLRTGQSMTEDAVERSIAMLKANGKGNGGDSGHDETPAEVLTQNILSSRGRTIRPKTLNQKRYVDAIDKNTIVFGIGPAGTGKTYLAMAKAVQALQSKQVSRIILTRPAVEAGERLGFLPGTLFDKIDPYLRPLYDALHDMLDPDSIPRLMAAGTIEVAPLAYMRGRTLNDAFVVLDEAQNTTAEQMKMFLTRLGFDSKIVVTGDITQIDLPGGAKSGLRQVQEILDGVPDIHFSRLTSEDVVRHKLVGRIVDAYEKYDDSQDSPQSRNGYQRK; translated from the coding sequence ATGACTCAGACACCGACAGCCCGTACCCCAGCGCCGGGGCAGGCGCGAGCCCACTTCACCGTACCGGCCACGCATCCGATGGTGACCGTACTGGGCTCTGGTGACGCCCTGCTGCGCGTCATCGAGAATGCCTTCCCGAAGGCCGACATCCATGTTCGGGGCAATCAGGTCAGCGCGATCGGCGACGCGGTGGAAGTCGCCCTGATCCAGCGCCTGTTCGACGAGATGATGCTGGTGCTCCGCACCGGGCAGTCGATGACGGAGGACGCAGTGGAACGCTCGATCGCCATGCTCAAGGCGAACGGCAAGGGCAACGGCGGCGACAGCGGCCACGACGAGACCCCCGCCGAGGTGCTCACCCAGAACATCCTCTCCAGTCGCGGCCGGACCATCCGTCCCAAGACGCTCAACCAGAAGCGCTACGTCGACGCCATCGACAAGAACACCATCGTCTTCGGCATCGGCCCCGCCGGTACCGGCAAGACCTACCTCGCCATGGCCAAGGCGGTCCAGGCCCTGCAGTCCAAGCAGGTCAGCCGGATCATCCTGACCCGCCCCGCCGTCGAGGCGGGCGAACGGCTCGGGTTCCTGCCGGGCACCCTGTTCGACAAGATCGACCCGTACCTGCGTCCGCTGTACGACGCCCTGCACGACATGCTCGACCCGGACTCGATCCCCCGCCTGATGGCCGCCGGCACCATCGAGGTCGCGCCGCTCGCGTACATGCGCGGGCGCACCCTCAACGACGCCTTCGTCGTCCTGGACGAGGCGCAGAACACGACCGCCGAGCAGATGAAGATGTTCCTGACCCGCCTGGGCTTCGATTCGAAGATCGTCGTCACCGGTGACATCACGCAGATCGACCTGCCGGGCGGGGCCAAGAGCGGCCTGCGCCAGGTGCAGGAGATCCTCGACGGGGTGCCGGACATCCACTTCTCGCGGCTCACCTCCGAGGATGTCGTCCGGCACAAGCTGGTCGGCCGTATCGTCGACGCGTACGAGAAGTACGACGACAGCCAGGACTCCCCGCAGTCCCGGAACGGCTACCAGCGGAAGTAG
- the ybeY gene encoding rRNA maturation RNase YbeY, producing MSIDVNNESGIEVDEQAVLDIARYALTRMRIHPLSELSVIVVDEEAMEQLHIQWMDLPGPTDVMSFPMDELRPPAKDDEEPPQGLLGDIVLCPEVAKRQGEEAPTQHSMDEELQLLTVHGVLHLLGYDHEEPDEKAEMFGLQAAIVDGWRGERGLTGPSPAPTVS from the coding sequence ATGTCGATCGACGTCAACAACGAGTCCGGGATCGAGGTCGACGAGCAGGCGGTCCTCGACATCGCCCGCTACGCGCTCACCCGGATGCGGATCCACCCGCTGTCCGAGCTGTCCGTCATCGTCGTCGACGAGGAGGCGATGGAGCAGCTCCACATCCAGTGGATGGACCTGCCCGGTCCCACCGACGTCATGTCCTTCCCGATGGACGAGCTGCGCCCCCCGGCGAAGGACGACGAGGAGCCCCCGCAGGGGCTCCTCGGCGACATCGTGCTCTGCCCCGAGGTGGCGAAGCGGCAGGGCGAGGAAGCTCCGACGCAGCACTCCATGGACGAGGAGCTCCAGCTCCTGACCGTCCACGGGGTGCTGCACCTGCTCGGGTACGACCACGAGGAGCCGGACGAGAAGGCCGAGATGTTCGGCCTCCAGGCGGCCATCGTCGACGGCTGGCGCGGTGAGCGCGGCCTGACCGGCCCGTCCCCCGCCCCCACCGTCTCGTGA